The Flavobacterium commune genome contains a region encoding:
- a CDS encoding DUF4979 domain-containing protein, translating to MKNSNLINIDKNFTLPLPVEIVATDETANEKIYNLFNAIVVILLLFFPFIKAEAQTGLINDDFSTGATYNWVAATAGSTGQIVNGKYNVNFPAPAGGKYRADFKKNGGITFHAGSYPIIAIKINKPPRCNYFFDTNLGSYNGVNNNGTKIITETGNVFYWDLSTCKLGNTTISTSQPTTLSSFQLKIADIVLTDEEIAANKTNYQVDWVKSFTSVDALRAFLNPSGTTNPQFEFSGTFVHPGLLHNAADLNRIKDLVAQQAGRPYQSFQALVASGKASATYVVKGPYTALTRDPSITVGGVAGGTVKNNVESDFLAAYYNALMYKINGNEAHALKAIQILDAYSATTTSIVGGDAELNGLYGFMFVNAAEIMRSVYPSWPAAKVLQCQNMLKSVFYPVIGNFRPCAHGNWDIICMKALMGIAIFTEDVTMFNKTINYYYYGEGNGSIKNYVLTDEGQLQESNRDQPHTMLALGSLAELAEMALKQGVDLYSANNNAIMRGYEYTSQYNLGQDVPYQTSYDYCEKNYQDYTPTAISANGRGQLRSVFEIAYNHYVYRKGLTMPQTMAVLGRMGAEGAPVGADNPGYGSLLFYLNSSNDYPFVNQGLIDDNFTTSTGTWKAVTTGSVATAEDGQLKITTVIQSNGKGRGDMQNNITTVHSGNYPILAIKMKKPVSCNFTFDTNLGSYGNAANKWTGKVGEEIYYYDLSKTGFGATPTMLSATAATTFSTFQFKVADIASGETSYTVDWVKTVKTVAELTAFDPATGLINDNFSTTTDGWNVATSGANSFADNGHLRVGLAKQTNGSYRGDIKRTAGATLYPANYPIVAIKLKKPIVANIILDSNLGSFGNGSNKWTGKVGNDIYYFDLSKTGFGLSGILTTPTALTTFQFKIADITSGETDYQVDWVKSVKTVAELQALVAPAYQTITFAAIDVMKVGMADFGSAVSSSGLPVTLLSSNSDVATIVNGKIHIVGSGTSEISATQAGDANYYAADVVKRNLVVVKNDQNITFNSLSAKTIGDADFDGGAIASSGLLVDYTSSNPAVATIVDGKIHLVGVGTATITASQTGNEIYNAAISVTQPLTVNKTFYVDADKDGFGSTITALLAVNDAPEGYATNNTDCNDNDATVHQPIQYYVDADKDGFGSTTTVMLCSSIAPEGYAINNTDCDDTKILYADDDGDGLGAGFPTACGVENNNDCDDTNPVQLTATIPDVYALNSAVDEKNTIYIGYGTPSLTIAATPSGGTAPYTYQWNVSTNQNKQSVSVSAAGTYTVIVTDAKGCQTTASIVIKTINVQCGNSGDKVMVCHNNQAICVSSSSVQAHLNHGDKLGSCTVAGKQTSKNLITDEDITEAVVVYPNPVSSDLNIKVNEVHTAAKLELFNALGIKLRSQALINTLEVMPLEGLATGIYSLYITNGTEITVKKIIKE from the coding sequence ATGAAAAATTCTAATCTAATAAATATTGACAAAAACTTTACTTTACCCCTGCCTGTTGAGATTGTCGCTACAGATGAAACAGCGAATGAAAAAATATATAATTTGTTCAATGCTATAGTCGTTATTCTGTTACTGTTTTTTCCTTTTATAAAAGCTGAGGCCCAAACAGGATTGATAAATGATGATTTTTCCACCGGAGCTACCTACAACTGGGTTGCAGCCACAGCAGGATCTACCGGGCAAATTGTAAATGGAAAATATAATGTGAACTTTCCGGCACCAGCAGGAGGAAAATACCGTGCAGACTTCAAAAAAAATGGAGGTATAACTTTTCATGCCGGAAGTTACCCTATTATTGCCATTAAGATTAATAAACCACCGCGTTGTAATTATTTCTTTGATACTAATTTAGGATCTTATAATGGTGTTAATAACAATGGGACTAAGATTATTACTGAAACCGGTAACGTTTTTTATTGGGATCTTTCAACCTGTAAATTGGGTAACACCACGATTTCAACTTCGCAGCCAACTACCTTGTCTTCATTTCAACTTAAAATTGCGGATATTGTCTTAACAGATGAAGAAATTGCTGCAAATAAAACTAATTATCAGGTGGACTGGGTCAAGAGTTTTACTTCGGTAGATGCACTCCGTGCTTTTTTAAATCCTTCTGGAACGACTAATCCTCAATTTGAATTCAGCGGTACTTTTGTTCATCCCGGTTTGCTTCATAATGCGGCTGACCTTAACAGGATTAAGGATTTAGTAGCTCAGCAGGCGGGTCGTCCGTACCAGAGTTTTCAGGCTTTGGTTGCTTCGGGTAAAGCCTCTGCTACTTATGTTGTGAAAGGTCCTTATACTGCGCTTACAAGAGACCCTTCTATCACAGTTGGTGGGGTAGCGGGAGGAACAGTTAAAAATAATGTAGAAAGCGATTTTCTGGCTGCCTATTACAATGCATTAATGTATAAAATTAATGGTAATGAGGCACATGCTTTAAAAGCCATTCAGATATTAGATGCTTATTCTGCTACCACAACATCAATCGTTGGTGGTGATGCTGAGCTGAATGGCTTGTACGGATTTATGTTTGTTAATGCGGCTGAGATCATGCGTTCTGTTTATCCATCATGGCCGGCAGCCAAAGTTTTGCAGTGTCAAAATATGCTGAAGTCTGTTTTTTATCCTGTAATAGGGAATTTTAGGCCTTGTGCTCATGGTAATTGGGACATCATTTGTATGAAAGCCTTAATGGGAATTGCCATTTTTACCGAAGATGTTACCATGTTCAATAAAACAATAAACTACTATTATTACGGAGAAGGTAATGGAAGTATTAAAAACTATGTACTTACCGATGAAGGTCAATTACAGGAAAGTAATCGAGACCAGCCTCATACGATGCTGGCTTTAGGTTCTCTTGCTGAATTGGCAGAAATGGCCTTAAAACAAGGTGTGGATTTATACTCTGCTAATAATAATGCCATTATGAGAGGTTACGAATATACTTCTCAATATAATTTAGGACAGGATGTTCCTTATCAAACCAGTTATGATTATTGCGAAAAAAATTACCAGGACTATACTCCAACCGCTATTTCTGCAAATGGTCGTGGTCAGTTAAGATCTGTGTTTGAAATTGCTTATAATCATTATGTGTATCGAAAAGGTTTGACTATGCCTCAAACAATGGCTGTATTAGGAAGAATGGGAGCTGAAGGAGCTCCTGTTGGAGCGGATAACCCGGGTTATGGATCTTTATTGTTTTATTTGAATTCGTCCAATGATTATCCATTTGTAAATCAGGGATTAATTGATGATAATTTTACCACTTCAACAGGAACGTGGAAAGCGGTAACGACAGGATCAGTTGCTACTGCTGAAGACGGGCAATTAAAGATTACTACAGTAATTCAATCGAATGGAAAAGGAAGGGGAGATATGCAGAATAACATTACAACGGTTCATTCTGGTAATTATCCAATTTTAGCCATCAAGATGAAGAAACCTGTTAGTTGCAATTTTACTTTTGATACTAACTTAGGCAGCTATGGAAATGCTGCTAACAAATGGACTGGAAAAGTAGGAGAGGAGATTTATTATTATGATCTTTCTAAAACAGGTTTTGGTGCAACACCTACCATGTTGTCAGCTACTGCTGCTACTACATTTTCAACTTTTCAATTTAAAGTAGCCGATATTGCCTCTGGTGAAACAAGTTATACTGTTGATTGGGTTAAAACGGTTAAAACAGTAGCAGAGCTTACAGCCTTTGATCCTGCAACTGGTCTGATTAATGATAATTTTTCGACAACAACAGATGGATGGAACGTTGCTACCAGTGGTGCTAATTCCTTTGCCGATAACGGCCATTTACGAGTAGGTCTTGCCAAACAAACCAATGGATCTTATCGTGGAGATATCAAACGTACCGCTGGTGCAACATTGTATCCTGCCAATTATCCTATTGTAGCCATTAAATTGAAAAAGCCAATAGTTGCCAATATTATTTTAGATTCTAATTTAGGTTCTTTCGGTAATGGTAGTAACAAATGGACAGGCAAAGTGGGGAATGATATTTATTACTTTGATCTTTCTAAAACGGGTTTTGGTTTAAGTGGTATATTAACTACTCCAACCGCTTTAACAACTTTTCAATTTAAAATAGCTGATATTACATCAGGCGAAACGGATTATCAGGTGGATTGGGTTAAATCCGTGAAAACTGTGGCAGAGTTGCAGGCTTTGGTTGCTCCGGCTTATCAAACAATAACTTTTGCTGCTATAGACGTTATGAAAGTGGGAATGGCCGATTTTGGCTCAGCTGTATCCAGCTCAGGACTACCAGTAACTTTGTTAAGTTCTAATTCAGATGTAGCAACTATAGTAAATGGAAAAATACATATTGTAGGATCGGGAACTTCCGAGATCTCAGCTACCCAAGCCGGAGATGCTAATTATTATGCTGCCGATGTAGTGAAACGAAATCTTGTTGTGGTTAAAAACGATCAGAATATTACGTTTAATAGCTTATCTGCAAAAACAATAGGGGATGCAGATTTTGATGGTGGTGCTATTGCAAGTTCAGGATTATTAGTAGATTATACAAGTTCTAATCCGGCTGTAGCAACTATTGTTGATGGAAAAATACATCTTGTTGGAGTTGGAACAGCAACAATTACAGCTTCACAGACAGGAAATGAAATCTACAATGCTGCAATTTCAGTTACACAACCGCTAACTGTAAATAAGACATTTTATGTAGATGCAGATAAGGATGGTTTTGGATCAACTATAACTGCTTTGCTTGCTGTTAATGATGCTCCTGAAGGATATGCTACTAACAATACCGACTGTAATGATAACGATGCGACTGTTCATCAGCCAATTCAATATTATGTAGATGCTGATAAGGATGGATTTGGTTCAACTACAACGGTAATGTTATGTTCATCAATAGCACCTGAAGGATATGCAATTAATAATACTGATTGTGATGATACTAAAATATTGTATGCTGATGATGATGGTGACGGACTCGGAGCTGGATTTCCAACTGCTTGCGGTGTAGAAAACAATAATGACTGTGATGACACTAATCCGGTTCAATTGACCGCAACGATTCCTGATGTGTATGCGCTTAATTCGGCGGTAGATGAGAAGAATACTATTTATATTGGTTATGGAACCCCGTCGCTTACTATTGCTGCAACTCCATCCGGAGGTACAGCACCTTATACATATCAATGGAATGTAAGTACAAACCAAAACAAGCAAAGTGTTTCAGTGTCAGCAGCAGGAACTTATACTGTGATTGTAACGGACGCTAAAGGTTGTCAAACAACAGCTTCTATTGTTATTAAAACCATCAATGTACAATGTGGCAATTCGGGCGACAAAGTGATGGTTTGCCATAATAACCAAGCAATTTGTGTGAGTTCAAGTTCAGTTCAGGCACATTTGAATCACGGAGATAAGTTAGGTTCATGCACAGTTGCCGGTAAACAAACCAGTAAAAATTTAATTACTGATGAAGATATAACAGAAGCTGTTGTAGTTTACCCTAATCCTGTTAGTAGTGATTTGAATATAAAAGTAAACGAAGTGCATACTGCTGCAAAATTAGAGTTGTTTAATGCCTTAGGAATTAAGCTTCGTTCTCAAGCTTTGATAAATACTTTGGAAGTGATGCCTTTGGAAGGATTAGCTACGGGAATTTATTCATTGTATATTACAAATGGAACTGAAATTACCGTGAAGAAAATTATTAAAGAATAA
- a CDS encoding aldose epimerase family protein, with translation MNLLKSCVLGLAVITTAGLSVQCKGEKKENQEQNVTQKDSVTIEKSEYGTTAKGEKIDSYKLKNQKGMEVDIMTYGGIITSLKVPNKAGVSEEVVVGFDNFEQYTKDNPYFGALIGRYGNRIAKGKFTLDGKEYKLATNNGENALHGGPEGFHRRIWTVEEAKGGNAAVLKLKYISKDMEEGYPGNLTVFVTYTLNNDNSLDVLYEATTDKKTVVNLTQHSYFNLSGDFTKTILNNEITIDADKLVPVDADLIPTGKLDDVTNTPFDFRKPKAIGKDIEVTNDQLKKGLGYDHCWVLNNQDKGFRFAASAYDPTSGRLLEVYTDQPGIQLYTGNFLDGTLPTRDGKTYAHRTGLCLETQHYPDSPNQKDFPTTVLNPGENYKTKTSFKFSTK, from the coding sequence ATGAATCTATTAAAAAGTTGTGTCTTAGGATTGGCTGTTATTACTACAGCAGGACTTTCTGTTCAATGTAAAGGGGAAAAGAAAGAAAACCAGGAACAAAATGTTACTCAAAAAGACAGTGTTACTATTGAGAAATCAGAGTACGGAACTACTGCCAAAGGTGAAAAGATTGACAGCTATAAGTTGAAAAATCAAAAAGGAATGGAAGTGGATATTATGACTTATGGAGGAATTATTACTTCTTTAAAAGTGCCTAATAAAGCAGGAGTTTCTGAAGAAGTAGTGGTAGGTTTTGATAATTTCGAACAATATACTAAAGACAATCCTTATTTTGGAGCTTTAATCGGTCGTTACGGAAATCGTATTGCTAAAGGTAAATTTACTTTGGATGGTAAAGAATATAAATTGGCAACTAATAATGGTGAAAATGCTTTACACGGAGGGCCTGAAGGATTTCATAGAAGAATTTGGACTGTCGAAGAGGCTAAAGGTGGTAATGCTGCAGTCTTAAAGTTGAAGTACATCAGTAAAGACATGGAAGAGGGTTATCCTGGGAATTTAACGGTTTTTGTTACTTATACATTAAACAATGATAATTCTTTGGATGTTCTTTACGAGGCTACAACGGATAAGAAAACAGTGGTGAATTTAACACAACATTCTTATTTCAACTTATCAGGGGATTTTACTAAAACTATCTTGAATAATGAAATCACTATTGATGCGGATAAATTGGTACCTGTAGATGCTGATCTTATTCCAACAGGTAAATTAGATGATGTGACTAATACTCCTTTTGATTTCAGAAAACCAAAAGCGATTGGTAAAGATATCGAAGTAACAAATGACCAATTGAAAAAAGGATTGGGTTACGATCACTGTTGGGTGTTGAATAACCAGGACAAAGGATTCCGTTTTGCAGCTTCTGCTTATGATCCAACTAGCGGAAGATTGTTGGAAGTATACACTGATCAGCCTGGAATCCAATTGTACACAGGAAACTTCTTGGACGGAACTTTACCAACCAGAGACGGTAAAACTTACGCACATAGAACAGGACTTTGTTTGGAAACACAGCATTATCCGGATTCTCCAAATCAAAAAGATTTCCCAACTACGGTTTTAAACCCGGGTGAAAACTATAAAACAAAAACTTCTTTCAAGTTTTCTACTAAGTAA
- the araA gene encoding L-arabinose isomerase, translating to MIDISKKEIWFVVGSQNLYGEETLKQVAVHSQEIAKGIDASSHVPVKVIYKSVAKSPSEITDICLEANTNKNCIGIIAWMHTFSPAKMWINGLSILKKPLCHLHTQYNAEIPWASIDMDFMNLNQSAHGDREFGYIMSRMRKKRKVVVGHWEDVRVQQKLGNWSRVALGWDEMQNLKVARFGDNMREVAVTCGDKVEAQIRFGMSVNGYDSSDIVNKMKLVTDAQVDALVAVYEESYNLAPKLQVGGEQRQSLLDAAKIELGLRAFLEEGGFGAFTDTFENLGELKQLPGIATQRLMADGYGFGGEGDWKTAAMVRVMKVMNIGLEGGTSFMEDYTYHFTPEKSYVLGSHMLEICPSITDGKPSCEIHPLGIGGKEDPVRLVFNSPAGDAINVSLVDMGTRFRLIVNEVTAVKPMADLPKLPVARVLWDCKPNLDIAATAWILAGGAHHTVYSQAVTTEFMEDFADIAGIELVVIDNDTRIRNFKDTLNANEAYYHLFQTGL from the coding sequence ATGATTGATATTTCTAAAAAAGAAATTTGGTTCGTAGTAGGAAGCCAAAACTTATATGGTGAAGAAACTTTAAAGCAGGTTGCTGTGCATTCTCAGGAAATTGCAAAAGGTATTGATGCTTCTTCTCATGTTCCTGTAAAAGTGATTTACAAATCAGTAGCAAAATCACCTAGTGAAATTACTGATATTTGTTTGGAAGCCAATACGAACAAAAACTGTATTGGAATCATTGCCTGGATGCATACTTTTTCTCCGGCTAAAATGTGGATCAATGGTTTGAGTATCCTTAAAAAACCATTATGTCATTTACATACACAATACAATGCTGAAATTCCATGGGCTTCTATCGATATGGATTTCATGAACTTGAATCAATCAGCTCACGGAGACAGAGAGTTTGGTTATATTATGTCTAGAATGCGTAAAAAACGTAAAGTGGTTGTAGGTCACTGGGAAGACGTGCGTGTTCAACAAAAATTAGGAAACTGGTCTAGAGTAGCTTTAGGTTGGGATGAAATGCAAAACTTAAAAGTAGCGCGTTTTGGGGACAACATGCGTGAAGTTGCTGTTACTTGTGGAGATAAAGTAGAGGCTCAAATTCGTTTTGGTATGTCTGTAAACGGATACGACTCTTCAGATATCGTTAATAAAATGAAATTAGTTACTGATGCGCAAGTAGATGCTTTAGTAGCGGTTTATGAAGAATCATACAATTTAGCTCCAAAATTACAAGTAGGAGGAGAGCAAAGACAATCATTGTTAGATGCTGCTAAAATCGAATTAGGTTTAAGAGCTTTCTTAGAAGAAGGTGGTTTTGGTGCTTTCACAGATACTTTTGAAAACTTAGGAGAATTAAAACAATTACCAGGTATTGCAACTCAGCGTTTAATGGCTGATGGTTACGGTTTTGGTGGTGAAGGTGACTGGAAAACAGCTGCTATGGTTCGTGTTATGAAAGTAATGAACATCGGTCTTGAAGGAGGAACTTCTTTCATGGAAGATTATACTTATCACTTTACACCTGAGAAATCATACGTTTTAGGTTCTCACATGCTAGAAATTTGTCCTTCTATTACTGACGGAAAACCTTCTTGCGAAATTCATCCATTAGGAATTGGTGGAAAAGAAGATCCGGTTCGTTTGGTATTCAATTCACCTGCTGGAGATGCTATCAATGTTTCGTTGGTTGATATGGGGACTCGTTTCCGTTTAATCGTTAACGAAGTAACTGCGGTTAAGCCAATGGCTGATTTACCAAAATTACCAGTAGCTCGTGTGCTTTGGGATTGTAAACCTAACCTTGACATCGCTGCTACAGCTTGGATTCTTGCTGGTGGTGCTCACCATACAGTATATAGCCAGGCGGTAACTACTGAATTTATGGAAGATTTTGCTGATATTGCTGGAATCGAATTAGTGGTTATTGATAACGATACCAGAATCCGTAATTTCAAAGATACTTTGAATGCTAATGAAGCTTACTACCATTTATTTCAAACTGGATTATAA
- a CDS encoding L-ribulose-5-phosphate 4-epimerase — translation MSSKYQALKQECYEANMQLNELNLVVYTFGNVSAVDRENGVFAIKPSGVPYEELKAEDIVIVDFDNNIIEGDKRPSSDTKTHAYLYKHWPNIGGIAHTHATYSVAWSQAQRDIPIFGTTHADHLTSDIPCAAPMADNLIEGNYEHNTGIQILDCFKEKNLSYEEVEMVLLGNHGPFAWGKNAAKAVYNSKVLEVVAQMAYLTLQINPAAPRLKDSLIKKHYERKHGKDSYYGQ, via the coding sequence ATGAGTTCAAAATACCAAGCATTAAAACAAGAATGTTACGAAGCTAATATGCAACTGAACGAGTTGAATTTAGTAGTGTACACTTTTGGAAATGTAAGTGCAGTAGACAGAGAAAATGGCGTTTTTGCTATTAAACCAAGCGGTGTGCCTTATGAGGAATTAAAGGCGGAAGATATTGTTATTGTTGATTTTGATAACAATATTATCGAAGGAGATAAACGTCCTTCTTCTGACACGAAAACACATGCTTATTTATACAAACATTGGCCAAATATTGGAGGAATAGCGCATACACATGCTACTTATTCAGTAGCTTGGTCTCAGGCGCAAAGAGATATTCCAATTTTTGGAACAACTCATGCCGATCATTTGACTTCAGATATTCCTTGTGCTGCGCCAATGGCTGATAACCTTATTGAAGGAAATTATGAGCACAATACAGGAATCCAAATTTTAGACTGTTTCAAAGAAAAAAATCTTTCTTATGAAGAAGTGGAAATGGTTTTGTTAGGAAATCACGGTCCATTTGCCTGGGGAAAAAATGCAGCTAAAGCGGTTTATAATTCTAAAGTATTAGAAGTTGTGGCCCAAATGGCTTATTTGACTTTGCAAATTAATCCTGCTGCTCCAAGATTGAAAGATTCTTTGATTAAAAAACATTACGAACGTAAGCACGGAAAAGATTCGTATTACGGACAATAA
- a CDS encoding ribulokinase has product MKNYVIGLDYGSDSVRAVLIDTENGQELASDVCHYKRWKNKQYCNPSINQFRQHPLDHIEGLESTIKNIVSASKVDPSLIKSICIDTTGSSPVPVTEDGTPLALTAEFAENPNAMMVLWKDHTAINEANEINELAATWGGEDFTKYEGGIYSSEWFWAKILHIAREDEAVKNAAYTWLEHCDLMTYLLIDDKDLKTFKRSRCAAGHKAMWHEDWNGLPPEEFLGKLHPYLAQLRGKLYDETYTSDLVAGTLNKEWATKLGLTTDTIIAVGTFDAHSGAVGAKIDEYALVRVMGTSTCDIIVSAKENVGSKTVKGICGQVDGSVIPGYIGLEAGQSAFGDVLAWFKDTLSWPLDNLVYNSTILSEEQKAQLKEEVESNFIKTLTEQAEAIPLSESIPTALDWVNGRRTPDANQGLKSAMTNLSLGTKAPHIFKALINSICFGSKKIVDRFEEEGVRIDSVIGIGGVARKSPFIMQTLANVLNKPIKVCASDQAPALGAAIYAAVAAGIYPNVIEAAKKMGSDFESEYFPQADKIEKYQELMDSYSELAQFIENQIEKKSLVTIE; this is encoded by the coding sequence ATGAAAAATTATGTAATAGGTTTAGATTACGGATCGGATTCAGTTCGTGCCGTATTAATTGATACCGAAAACGGGCAAGAATTAGCCTCAGATGTTTGCCATTACAAAAGATGGAAAAACAAACAGTATTGCAATCCGTCAATCAATCAATTCCGTCAACATCCTTTGGATCATATCGAAGGATTGGAATCAACAATTAAAAATATTGTATCAGCAAGCAAGGTAGATCCTTCGTTGATAAAAAGTATCTGTATTGATACAACAGGTTCTTCGCCTGTTCCTGTTACTGAAGACGGAACTCCGTTAGCTTTAACAGCTGAATTCGCTGAAAATCCAAATGCAATGATGGTTTTGTGGAAAGATCACACAGCTATCAACGAAGCCAATGAAATTAACGAACTTGCCGCTACTTGGGGAGGTGAAGATTTCACTAAATACGAAGGAGGAATTTATTCTTCGGAGTGGTTTTGGGCAAAAATATTACACATTGCCCGTGAAGATGAAGCAGTTAAAAATGCCGCTTATACTTGGTTAGAGCACTGTGATTTAATGACTTATTTGTTGATTGATGATAAGGATTTAAAAACATTCAAAAGAAGCCGTTGTGCAGCAGGACATAAAGCAATGTGGCACGAGGACTGGAATGGATTACCACCAGAAGAATTTTTAGGTAAATTACACCCATACTTGGCTCAGCTAAGAGGAAAATTATATGATGAAACGTATACTTCAGATCTAGTTGCCGGAACTTTAAACAAGGAATGGGCAACAAAATTAGGTTTAACTACTGATACAATTATTGCTGTTGGAACTTTTGATGCACATTCAGGAGCTGTTGGTGCTAAAATTGACGAGTACGCTTTAGTTCGTGTAATGGGAACTTCAACTTGTGATATTATTGTTTCTGCTAAAGAAAACGTAGGAAGCAAAACCGTTAAAGGTATTTGTGGACAGGTAGATGGTTCAGTTATTCCGGGTTACATCGGTTTGGAAGCAGGACAATCTGCTTTTGGAGACGTATTAGCTTGGTTTAAAGATACGCTTTCCTGGCCATTGGATAATTTGGTTTACAACTCAACTATTTTATCTGAAGAGCAAAAAGCGCAATTAAAAGAAGAAGTAGAATCTAATTTCATCAAGACTTTAACAGAGCAAGCTGAGGCAATTCCGTTGTCAGAAAGTATCCCAACTGCTTTGGACTGGGTAAATGGTCGTAGAACCCCGGATGCTAATCAAGGATTGAAAAGTGCGATGACTAATTTATCATTAGGAACAAAAGCACCACATATTTTCAAAGCCTTAATCAATTCAATCTGTTTTGGTTCTAAGAAAATTGTAGACCGTTTCGAAGAAGAAGGTGTTCGTATTGACAGCGTTATTGGAATTGGTGGTGTAGCTAGAAAATCACCATTTATCATGCAAACTTTGGCTAATGTATTAAACAAGCCAATTAAAGTTTGTGCTTCTGATCAGGCACCGGCTTTAGGAGCTGCTATCTATGCTGCTGTTGCTGCAGGAATTTATCCAAACGTGATTGAAGCCGCTAAGAAAATGGGAAGTGATTTTGAAAGCGAATATTTCCCTCAGGCAGATAAAATTGAGAAATACCAGGAATTGATGGATTCGTATTCTGAATTAGCTCAATTTATAGAAAACCAGATCGAAAAAAAATCTCTTGTAACGATAGAATAA